The Bradyrhizobium sp. WBAH42 genome includes a window with the following:
- a CDS encoding YeiH family protein yields the protein MSQNQASSPADSKPATAASRIAALIPGILLCIAVAGVSALLERAELGVFEHPYVEALVMAILLGMAVRSFWKPAPRWQAGIAFSAKQLLEVAVMLLGASISFAAIAASGIALLASIAAVVVVALCVSFGLSRLLGLSTRLSILIACGNSICGNSAIAAVAPIIGASNDEIASSISFTAILGVMMVLGLPLLIPLLQLSATQYGILAGLTVYAVPQVLAATVPAGLVSTQIGTLVKLMRVLMLGPVVVGLSLVASRWQSDARKTSVGFFRLVPWFILGFLALATLRSLEIVPATVVGPVTKITGFLTVVSMAALGLGVDVRVLANVGGRVTAAVTLSLMLLLGISIALVHWFK from the coding sequence GTGTCGCAGAATCAAGCATCCAGCCCGGCCGATTCCAAGCCGGCCACCGCCGCGAGCCGTATTGCGGCGCTGATCCCGGGCATTCTCCTCTGTATCGCCGTGGCCGGTGTGTCGGCCCTGCTCGAGCGGGCCGAACTGGGCGTGTTCGAGCATCCCTATGTCGAGGCGCTGGTCATGGCGATCCTGCTCGGCATGGCGGTGCGCAGCTTCTGGAAGCCGGCCCCGCGCTGGCAGGCGGGTATCGCCTTCAGCGCCAAGCAGCTGCTCGAGGTCGCGGTCATGCTGCTCGGGGCCTCCATCAGCTTCGCTGCGATCGCGGCTTCCGGCATTGCGCTGCTCGCCTCCATTGCCGCGGTCGTCGTGGTCGCGCTCTGCGTCTCCTTCGGCCTCAGCCGGCTGCTCGGCCTGTCGACGCGGCTGTCGATCCTGATCGCCTGCGGCAACTCGATCTGCGGCAATTCCGCCATCGCCGCGGTGGCTCCCATCATCGGCGCAAGCAACGACGAGATTGCATCCTCGATCTCCTTCACGGCGATCCTTGGCGTGATGATGGTGCTGGGCCTGCCGCTGCTGATCCCGCTGCTGCAATTGTCCGCAACGCAGTACGGCATCCTCGCCGGGCTCACCGTCTACGCGGTGCCGCAGGTGCTTGCCGCCACGGTGCCGGCAGGCCTCGTCTCGACCCAGATCGGCACGCTGGTGAAGCTGATGCGCGTCCTGATGCTCGGGCCGGTCGTTGTCGGCCTGTCGCTGGTCGCCTCGCGCTGGCAGAGCGATGCCCGGAAGACCAGCGTCGGCTTCTTCCGCCTGGTCCCCTGGTTCATCCTCGGCTTCCTTGCGCTTGCGACCCTGCGCTCGCTGGAGATCGTGCCGGCCACGGTGGTCGGCCCCGTGACGAAGATCACCGGCTTTCTCACGGTGGTCTCGATGGCAGCCCTCGGCCTTGGCGTCGACGTGCGCGTGCTCGCCAATGTCGGCGGCCGGGTGACGGCCGCCGTGACGCTGTCGCTGATGCTGCTGCTGGGGATCAGCATCGCACTGGTGCACTGGTTCAAATGA